The genomic stretch GTTTTTATTGAAAGTAAACAAAAGTACGATAAGTTTCTTGTTAGTACCATAATTTTACGGCCCTGATACCATAATTTAGTCTGTCAAGGTTGGGAACACTGTCTCAGATTCAATATCCCCAAGTGTACGTATAGTAATGTTCATTGATTCATGCACCGTGGctaactttatttatttgacttttgtttcatttctaaTCGTGTTGTATGTGTCTATGGCTGGCGAAGCAGATAACAGAAGCTGAGAAACCAGAACGAGAGGTGCGAGAGTACGAGATCTGAGATTATACGGATGACAGCGGCGAGAGGCTGTGTCGTGGTTTCTCAGCTTGTGCTGTCATCTGTATCTGTGTGAGTGTGGGTGCGTAACAAAAGACAAAAATGAATTCGTCAGGTCCTGTAAGTATAAAATTCTTCAGAATacgaaattcatttatttaattgttcGTTGTAGTTGTGTTGAAgtggaaataattaaaactttcGTCACGTTTGACCTAATATTACCCAATTTCTAACCCATAATTCAagaatattcatattcataACCTCTTATTTGCAGCCTAACGTAAGCATGTAAACAATACATATGCTTGTGTGAGTAATACGATTCCGTCTCTGTCAGCATCGGGTTTCCTATGACACGGAATGCACAGGCCCGGAAGTGCGGACACCCAATCACAGCGCATTTCAAATTCAGCGCTAAAGGGAACTATCGCAATTTGCCGGCGATCGTTCCGTGCGTGTCATTTCCGTATCATGGGACAGTAGTGTAACATCCGACCGGAACgtccgtatgttttatcgactattattactgcatgttacttttatcaactaaccaaactcgaaGTACGAGAATCTGGTAACCATAAGGaattaaaacaactgtctaactatttggaatatccctagATGGAATTAACTATGAAATTCACTAACCAAGgcttaaaaaccatgttacgagatcttcgCACTACAGAgagctataatattattatacgttattatatatcactATCATATTAACACTATAATTAACTAACACGATTATATCCAATTATCATATAGCACTCGACAATGCCATTTGTGCATTCGAAGCTGAGAGCTATACTATAAGCAACTTACGCTTTACCATATAGCCTGGAGTATAGAAGACTGTATAACCATAGATAAATGTATaaccaatataatgtaaagatagcaCTGCTGCAATAACGCATAAAACCAGAGACTGCAAAACCTTCAAAACCGTGAATACTAATTATCCAGCATGAGCTATACCTTCCTCCGTAACGCCGTATTGTAGGCAACACGCGCAACGTTTTGAAGGCAATGCAGATCTCCAATGTGAAGCCATACAGAGCTTCACCTAGAGAATACATTAGGAAACTTACCGGCAAAACGAGCAAAGATAAATCAACTCGCACTAAACTCAAAGATGCGTACGTGGCAACGCCCAATGACAGGCAACCAACAAGTATAAAGAAAACGTTCTAGAAGCTTCCAAGccgatttatatcaatataagaattaacaattacagaagagaattatatacaaaaagcacacatgtaaacctgctctaaagctatgaattatcaaattattaaatacCCTAAATCTGTTAAGATAGTTATAACACAAACACCTAAGAATATTCGCAGCAGCGCGATTCTAATAATGTTAAGCAAATAGCAACTATGTTTTATAAACAATCGCTATTGTACTCTAGGTGAATAACGACAGTAATcgattataatacatatgtaattttatatagatacacgctataaaactaacaaacgacGGGTAACCAATATGACATATGGACTTTGTAACGAGCAAGATAGTTAAAATATTAAGAAGTAAACAGGAAGAAGCTCAGTCGCCGAGGGGCCAAGGGGGGCTTGCGCCTCAACAACGAAACTCACGCAGAAGGGAAAATTACAGAACAAAGTCCCCGCACCTACACCACCGCACCAGTGCAGCGTTATACCATATGTAAAAACTTACAATACAGTAATAGCTAATGAACTAAGATCACAGGCGTGCATGCGGCGAAGATGTCGTGTCCTGATTAGGATTCCTAGAAAAAGGGGGAGGTGCGCAAAGGTGACAAAAAATCTAAAGAGGGGGATCGTTTTGCGCAACGATCGACCCCTATAAAAACGGCCACCGATCACTCGATCGTCCTCTTGGTTTCTACCACCAGATTCGTCATCTTGTTCCGGTACagtctcgcggtaaaatcctttTACCTTTTGCATTTAAACTTTTCATACAACGTTCAGCTCCATCTTGTCATAGCAAGTTTAAGATCTTACACTGTGTAACTCCGTTTTGTGACTTGAAATATtaaacttataaaataaatcgaagttaatcaaagtattcaaatatattaGAGTCAGTTATTCCGTTAAATCCTCTCACCAATCTACGCTGCAACTCGTCACATCCAGAGTATCCTCAAGAGGTAAgccaattaattaaatcttttatccAATAATTACTCCTTCTTCGGTTCGTTCGATTAGAGCGACAGAATGCCCGTtgtccggtgtatttcaatacttgatcggtaattggtgacccaaactactgatgtgagtctATCTGTGGCTGTGTGAATGATTCCAGTGTCTAGCATCTGGAAATTTCCACCAGGTACCGTTCGACGTCACAGTAGGAAAAATGCGTCCCGTAAATCAGTGGAGCCGGAACGCCTCTGATTGGGGCTTGAAAAGTCACTGGATTCCGGGTTCGTGGACACGGAACAAATTCCGGACTATGGGACGGCAGCCTTGCTCTGGACCGAtagctatatgtatattaaatataatagtCTCCATGATGCCGCACATATTtacgtttattataattattataattttggtCACTATATCACTATATTACTATATTTAAAGGATCAGAACGTCCGGAGCGACGCTGGTGATAAAACCGTGCACTATTAAATCTCAGAGTTTCGCGGACGCCTGTTCTGCCTCTCCGCCTTAGAGATTGGACTCTTGTACCCTAGTCTCCGTGGTCAACTGCTTCGCCGGCTATAGACACATAAAACACGAGAAGAAAGGAGATaaaagtcgaaaaaataaagttagACACGGTGCATGCATCAATtactgtacatacatacgtaacCGTTGCTGAGAACACAGCCGTCCCCTTCCACTTATTTGAGAACTCTGATAGCATTGCATTACCACagcaagaaaaataaatgttgcCACACAAATTGACTAGTAGGAGTGGTAGCATTGATATAATAATaggaaacattgaaaatttgtttgctTTCTATCTCGAGAGTGCGCTGGTGGTGCGCTGCGATAAAATTGTGTTACCAACAAACGTGAAGGAAAACTCAAAAGTTCTACTATCCTTTGGTTATTTCATCACCCAGCTCGATTCAAGTGGTAATACTTGCAATCTGTGTCGAATCAAGAATCCTGTCCTAAACTGTCCTAAAGCAGTGAGTGTCACCCCACTGCACTAATCTTCAGTCGAATGAGCCTTTAGTTTGAAATAGACAGAAATACTTAACTGAAATATTTTGCTGTTGTGTGGTTCGTAATGAAAGAGTAATGACTGGGTGTTCAGTTCGAGGATGTTCGAATTCCCGAGAAAAAGGTTTTCTAATGAAAACATTACCAACCGATCCAGATAGGAGAAGACTTTGGCTGACAGCTATCAATCGGCCTGCTCTTATGAAGAGTAAAGCACCTGCTTTATGTGAGGTATGcgaatgtatgtatgtgtatatctTTCCATCATACGACATTCAGTAAAAATATGTTATTGACTAGAACCATAGTCTTGTATACAAGACCGTGATCAGAACTGTATAAGCTGAAAGTATTTAGTTGCTTATAATAAAGTTAATGCATTCTGCCCCACAAATGCCAGGTACATTTTGACAATGATTGCTGGGAAATGCCGGGTGTTGGTGGGAAACGGAAGCTGAAAGATGATGCAATGCCAACCCTCTTCCTGAATTACGTTGGCAGAAAACAGCGTGATGATGTGCCAATTGTTACTCCACCTCCAAATTATGTATTCGAAGTAATGGTTCCCGACCTAATCATCCAAACAGACATGACCAGGGTGAACCAGCAACACGCAGTTATTACTCCATCTTCAAACTATGTATATGAAGTGATGGTTCCAGAACTAATCGTCAAGGCAGATGTGAACAAGTCGACAGAAGAACCAAAACCTCAAAGTTCAAACACAGATCACGAacattgtaataaattatatgacAGATGCTACCAAAGATTGAtgtacttaaaaaaaaaattaaaagcgtATCGAGCTGAAAATAAGCGGTTGCGAGCCTTGACTTGTGATGGAGATACATGTAAAGGCATCCTGAATGATGCCGAGATagaaatacttgaaaaaagaTATAAGAGGTGTGAAAAGTGGTCCAAAGATACATTAGAACAAGCTTTGTGGCTCAAGTTAGCGTGTGGAAATGCTGGATACACTCAactaagaaaacaaaatattccACTGCCATCACTGCAAACACTAGCCCACATGCGACACGTTGAATTTGACTGCTGAATTAAAATACAGTAGAATCTCAATTAACTTATTCTACAAAACTTCACACGATAGAAATAAAACACTACTTTTTATGTCATAGTTGCATGTTGCAAACAACATATTGTTTGTTATAAAATGTAAAGCAAGGCaacaaattaaattacatttcaCTTTCTGTCATCCAAGTACAAATAAGATCTTGAAATTCAGTAGTCACTGCGTGATGGATGGAAAGGAAAAATCATAAAGTAATAAGTAACAAAGTTCTATAAATCAAGATTCATCATTTACTGTATGAAACGAAATGACTGTACATCATACTGAGACCCTGGTTTGATTACATTCATAACAACGGGTATGTGGgataattgttttttactACTGAACACGATAATGAGATCAAATTACAAGATACTAAGTTACTAAAGATCACGGAAATGATAGCCAGATTTCCCATAATGAGTTTGCAACTTGGTGCTAGTAAGAACAAAAGCAACTACATGGTTCACAGTTGGATCAGAGATTAAAGCAGCTAAACTTAGATAGTGATCTATACAGAGTGTTTCTATCGAAGTGCTAACAAGATATAataggatttaaaaaaaaggaaagaatctagccaaaaaattttcggtttaGAAAATTACATAATGAGATAGACTCAGacgaaatattaattattttgcaTCGCTTGCCAATAGGGATCTAGATACAATAAATCAACACAATACATACGTTCACAAACACAATACGTAGAATTTTTACGTGTGGATTAATTTATATTCCGTTTTCATTGCAGTCTCAGTTGTAAAATGGTGAACTCATAGGTTTGTTGGCATTGTAAAGCATATTGTTCAAAATGGAAGTCAAACTCTTTAAAGCTTACTTTGGACTCACaaggaaacagaaaaatttattttacattgtGAATAAACGTTAAAGACTATCAGTTATTTGATTGGATTGATTGTTACTCCTACTACTCCATGTCAATTACATTTCTAACTCTtaagtttacttttttcgttCTCACCCTGATACATCTCCAAATCATCACAATATAAGgttattaaatataattgacgtgtgtaaatattgtaaatcaGATGTTAtgcaaataattatttgatatATGAACTATCATATCATTTCCGAACAATGTGACGTATAtagggcattccatgccaactcaAACAATGTTGAATCCTCATCACTTTTGatattgttcaaaaaaattttaccagatTGTCCCAACTCCAAAACAGTACCCAGAattgttttagatttttttgaGTAAATTTGTATTACtgatgattttcgaaaaacaacaTGTCTTATAccgtaaattgaaaatttgaaaaaatattcaaaaaccTTGTgtcaagtataaaaatttttaggcCTAGACCCAGCGTGGGCTGGCGATCCCTTCTGCTCTTTTCTGAGCTTtctaaagaaataaaaaagaattgaaaaaattatcagaatatacattagggtggtattttttttaatttaatttttttcttcttacgtACCCGTTGAAGTTAGTTGTTGGCCTCAAACGAAGCTTTGTAAAACCGGAATTCTGTATCAAAATACTAAAAGATGACTCGTCCAGTTTAAATGTTTCAAACACTAACCGCCATAACTCGAAAACTATCCCAGTTGGGAAGCTGTTTTTAGTttcatattataaataatgaaattttctaaaaaaaaaaagatccagACTACTATACACCTAAATATTCATCTTCTATTCGATTCGAACGTGTGTAAAGTGGATGGAAAGTTGCTCAATTCGAGTGGAGACTTCATTACTTCCCTAGGGAAGTAATATGCAATATAACAAAActgaatgattttatttatgaatCAGTGTTCTTACATTTGATTTATATaagtaaaatcaaatatgaaacgtaattattttatttttccctaCATCATACATGCACAAAAAAGGGCCTATACGTGCACTTATTGAAAACAGTACTGTGTGTAACAGGAGGAGCAGGCAATTACTTACTACTCGTATAAGATGATGATGCTCAAGTCGAAGTCGCGGTTGCCGAGGACACCCGGCATAATCTTACCCAAGTTAGACATGGCCCATTTCCCTCCTTTGTTGCACGATGTACTATTATAGATTTCCGGCAGGAACAGGATATGTATATTTCGTTCAGCTACCATTATTTTTCGAGTCAACTATTCACACCAAATGAGAGAAAGCTCGGGATTGTCACGGTATTGTAGTTTGCAAATAATGATTCAAGCAAAATTCAAAGATAAATTTACTTTTGCGAAAAACCATAGTTCATACCTAAATTCGGAAGTTAGGTATCCAAGAGATCGATAACGCGATTCTTAGAAtacaattttgaagaaattattaCTGACACGATtgcttttacttttattttaagGATCGGTATTTGTCCTCACAACATATAGTCTTCTCGGAAATCGGTTACAACGATATGTTTGACATATTGTCTTAAAATCTAATTGAAAGTATGACAATTCATACATATCTTCGAAATTTACGAAAGCAAATAtccatttattatttctcccTTCCCCAATGTCcctattttcaatatattctgtaaatatgaaattttgtttctgaATAATCCAAAAGTGTTGCATGAactctgaaaatattagatATATTTTGATACAACTTCGTAAATCTTACAATTATCTATAGTACTATAATTTCTTTGTAAACTTGGCTACCAAGTTGTCCAGAGCTACTGCAAGTTCCACACAACATAATGCAAAGTTAACCGATACAGATTCTTCCTTTTTCAGCTTATCGCAGTTTACTGAAAATGTTTTgcagtgataaaaataatcatgcGATTCTGTTCATGCAGTGTTTCGCGTATCATGCCACATGAAGTACCTTGCTACTTTCATTTCGACGATCGGGGTCGCGgctttttttacttctctcgCACTTGCCCATTTATACGtggcacaatttttttcgagtcGCCGTGTGTATCTCTCACGCACGTCTTTATTCACTACACGCGTACAATAAATCCCGCgtcaataataaaatacagcGTATTGCAAATATTCTATATTCACCGTACGTGATCTTCAAATCATCTGATAGCCAATAGAATCCTGACGTACCGGTGTCCTTAGTATTGGCCTGTAACATAATCTACAACATGCACatacaaagaaagaaaattaatcgtAATTGTTGAATGTACAATTTGACAACGTTTATCATTACATGAACTGTGGTAGTGCTAGAAGTGGCGAATAACTTTATAGTTAATCCAACGATCCAAACCTCTTATATTCTCGCAGCGTGTAATCATTATTGTACCGAAAAGCTGTTGATTTTTCTCGGTATTTTCTTACCAGAAAGTTGTGTAATCGCTTGCATCGATTACTATAACTAATTTTCGGTTCGTGAAGTACATACCATCTCAATcttgaatattatatattcaaaattttttggtaactGATTATGTCATGTCCTTCAAATTTGTCAGGTGTAAATTTCACGTAACAGCAATGAGAGTGAGGAtgttaataatgataaatacGCACGGAGCACGGTGAAAGTTGGGCGAAAAGCGAATTACACGCACGTGCATTGGTGAGCATCTGAAAGTGTGAttgaaatgattgaatttAGACTATAAATTCTGAGCTTGACATtggttcgaaattattttttatcgatgcTTGGCACGCAGCAAAGGCTGTGGAACTCAAAAGTACTCGCAATTCGCAGCTTTCTCCAAGTTCATTCTGGGTCAAAATCACGGTTACACGAGTTCCGTGATATCTTTACTAAAGTTTTAACTGTAATTATCAACCAAGTAGGTTTATGCATCCCCAAGTGGCACATCAACGTAGCctagaattattttcaacgtatTGTTGGCGAACAATTGCTGAATCACCTAATTCAGATGATAAAAAGTGCTCATATTTCAAGGCTGCGATAATTAATTGAGTGCCATCTATGAATACACTATCTCGTCTGAAAAAATCAAGCGGTAATCAAAATAGGAACCTACCGGCAGTTGACCTAGATAGTATGCAAATTCTCATGTCTTATGTGTCCGTGTAGGAATTCCgtattttagttttcacgtttccaGTACGAGTGCTAATAGATTAAATTCCAAATATCCGCACATCCCTGCAGACAGTGATCGATCTTGCATGGTTTTCTTCTATATAAGATTATTTACAACCACTAACATACATGACAGCCAGTAGTACAACAGTTAAATACAAGTCggtaggaaatttttcatggGATGGTCAAAAGAAAGTATCTGCAGTTTCGGATAAC from Neodiprion virginianus isolate iyNeoVirg1 chromosome 3, iyNeoVirg1.1, whole genome shotgun sequence encodes the following:
- the LOC124300727 gene encoding uncharacterized protein LOC124300727 encodes the protein MTGCSVRGCSNSREKGFLMKTLPTDPDRRRLWLTAINRPALMKSKAPALCEVHFDNDCWEMPGVGGKRKLKDDAMPTLFLNYVGRKQRDDVPIVTPPPNYVFEVMVPDLIIQTDMTRVNQQHAVITPSSNYVYEVMVPELIVKADVNKSTEEPKPQSSNTDHEHCNKLYDRCYQRLMYLKKKLKAYRAENKRLRALTCDGDTCKGILNDAEIEILEKRYKRCEKWSKDTLEQALWLKLACGNAGYTQLRKQNIPLPSLQTLAHMRHVEFDC